The DNA segment CATTATTGAAAATGCAGCATCCCACTTGAAGTAGGGCACTCTGCACCCTGCACTATTATTTTTTTTTGCTTTTGTTTAGGCCTTTCTTTCTCAGAGTGAGCTCTTGTTTTCACCTGACCGAACACTCTGCACTCTGCACTCTGCACTGCACCTGCCTTGCTGTGGTCATATCCCCCTAAAACTCAATATATTTTTGAGCCGTATTCGACAAACGAATATGGCTTTAGCGCTAAAGTCCATTTCTCACATCATAATTGACATGAAAATGGACGAAATAATATTACGTCTTGACAATCTCCAACGCCTCATAGAGCGCCAGGGGATTCAAACTAAGGAAGTTTTGAACTTCAAAGAGGCTTGCGAGTACTTGGAGCTTTCTCAGTCACACTTGTACAAATTGACAAGTGCAGGGAGTATTCCGCACTACAAGCCCAATGGGAAGAAGCTTTATTTCAAAAAAAGTGAGTTGGAAAGCTGGTTGCTGCGCAATCGCAATTCCACTCAGGATGAAATTGACCAAAAAGCTGCTGATTATCTAATCAAAAAAGGGAGGGTGAAGCTATGAAAGAGATAAATAGTCCCGTCCGTACTGAATCGCATGATGAGTTCCTCAATTCAGGCAATAATTGCTATCCAAGCGTAGGCAAACACGAGGAATTACAATCTGAACTTGCCGATAATGAATTTAAGAAGATAAAATCACCTGTATTCAGCTACTTTAAGAAACCCTTGTTTAATCTGTTTCCAAGTCACACTGTTTCCCTGGTAGATGTATTTCACCTTATTAGGCGAAAAGATTTTAATTGGGCTACAGATAAACTCCGCAAAATTCAGGATGTAATTGCTTCCAGAAATTTTAAGGCTAAGAATTTTGATTATGTAACCTTTTCTGGTTTGTTCACGCAAAGAGCTAATGCATATCTGCAAAAACATTCAGGATTACTTACCATCGATTTTGACCACCTTAAGGACATTCCTAACCTCAAATCATCACTGCTGAATGATCGTTATTTTGAGACTGAGCTACTCTTTACTTCTCCTTCAGGGAATGGCCTCAAATGGATAATTCCAATTGACTTGACTAAAGCAAAACACAAGGAATATTTTAACGCTGTAGGAAATTATATACTCAAAAACTATCAGGTTAAAATAGATGAAAATGGAAAGGACATATCTAGAGCCTGTTACCTCCCCCACGATCCAGAAGTATTCATCAATCCCAAATACTTATAGGACATGGAAAGAGAAACATTTAATCCTATGGATTGGCTTGATAAACCTACCCCGCAAAGCAAGGTTACAGAGCAGCACCAATTCAAGACAGATGCCCAAACAAACGAAGTAGAACGCATCATCCAGTACATTGAAACCAACCGGGTAGATATTACCTCTGCTTACAAAGATTGGGTAAATGTAGGTTTCGCCTTTGCCCATGAATTTGGGGAGAATGGCCGGAACCTATTTCATAGGGTAAGCCAGTTCTACCCCGACTATTCAGCTCCTGAGTGCGACACGCAATTTGACAATTGTTTGAAATCAAAAGGTCGTGGGGTTTCACTGAAAACCTTTTTCTACCTCGCAAAGGGTGCTGGAATTGATATTACACCTCCACGGACAGAAAAACAGGATCAGCACACTTTCAAGAGGGAGAAGCTGAACGGTAGTCAAACTGAATATCACCAGCACGGAAATCAGGAACAGGAAGAAATGCCAACATTTCCTGATTCCTTATTTCCTGAACTTCCTGACTTTCTTCAAAGGGTAGTGAAGGCAGCATCCTCTAACGAGGAAAGGGATATTTTGCTCCTGGGATCCATTGTTACCATCAGTGCCTGTTTACCCAATGTTTTTGGCATATATGATGAGAATCGGGTCTATCCCAATCTGTATCTGTTTATTACAGCACAGGCATCCGCAGGGAAAGGTCGTTTGGTTCATTGTCGGCAATTGGTTAAACCCATCCATAAAGAACTAAGAGACCAAGCCAAACTCAACAAACAGCAATATGAATCAGAAATGGCAGTATACAATTCCAAAAAGAACAGAACCGCTGATATTGAGAAGCCAGTTCCACCGCCTATAATGTCATTTATCATTCCAGCCAATAATAGTGCAACAGGCACATATCAGATCTTAAACGATAACAACGGCATCGGACTTTTATTTGAGACTGAAGGTGATACATTAGCCCAAGCTTTTAAAAGTGACTATGGGAATTACAGTGATGGGTTTAGAAAAGCTTTTCATCATGAGCCCATAACATATTTTCGAAGAACTGATCGGGAGTACGTAGAAATAGAAAAGCCATGCCTTTCAGCGGTTCTTTCTGGTACGCCAAAACAGGTTTCGACTTTGATACCCAATGCGGAAAACGGCTTATTCAGCCGTTTCATTTTCTACTATATGAACGTTCGTCCAGTATGGAAGAATGTATTTTCCAACCGAACGGATAATGGTTTAGATAATTACTTTGAAGCATTGGGCAGTGAGTTCTACAAGTTCTATAAAAGTCTTATGAAAGATGATCTACGCCAGGTTTTGCTAACCGCAGATCAACAAGACCAGTTCCATCAATCCTTTAGACAATTACTGGAAAAGTACTATAGCCTAAAAGGATTGGATTACATGGCCACGATCTATAGGCTGGGTTTGATAGCCTACCGTTTCTGTATGATATTGACGGTATTGCGGAACATGGAAACAGGCGATACAGCCAAGGAGCATATTTGCGAGGAAAGGGATTTTCAGACTGTACAAGCTATGATCAAAGTTTTAGTGAAGCATTCAAGCAAAGTGTTTGGCGAGTTGCCCCAAGAAGAAATCAAACCCTCACGGAGGAACAAGAAAGAAAAGTTCCTCTATGAGTTACCTTATAACTTCAACCGCCAGAAGTACCTTGAAGTGGCTAAAGGTTTGGGGATTCCAGACAAGACTGCCGAGGGGTATATTACAAGCTTTGTCACCTCGAACTTGATTCATCGAGAATCCAAAGACCAGTACATAAACACCTCACTTGAGGAAATTCAGGATTCTAAGGAAACTAAGGACGGATAATCCTTAGTTTCCTCTAATTCCTCAAAATCCTGAAATTAGTTTTCTCCCTACTTCTTGCTTTTTAATCGTTTTCTTTCAACATTTTGAGATAATTATGGATCTGATAGCAGGGACATTTGGTGCCATCACAGCTACCTGTCTTGTAAACATCAGGGATCAGACGTGTGATTGCAAAAATGTTTTCCATACTTTCACCGCAAAAAGCTTTGCCCCGGATATTTGATAACATCGAGAAACACCTCAATCAGGGATTAAAGGATTCCATCGAAGTGGCGTACAAGAGTGATTTCTGTATAGGCTACTTCAATCTTAGAGGTTGGAAACATTTGGCGGATTATGTAGAACGCTGGGAAGGAGGTGATGAGAAATGCTGCCGATTACTCATTGGAATGCAGAAGCACCCGCAAGAGGTGCTTAAAGATTACTTCAACCATGTTGAGACTGGTGAAATAGATAACAAGCGGGCTAAGGATTTCAAGACCAAGTTAGCCCACGAGTTTCGCAACCAGTTAACCATCGGAATCCCTACCGACCAAGATGAAATAACATTACGCCAGTTAAAACATCAATTGCTCTCAAAAAAGGTAGTAGTGAAGCTTTTTTTGAAGCACACCCTTCATGCAAAATTGTATTTGCTTTACCGGGATGATAAAAATAATCCACGAACCGGATTTGTTGGAAGCAGTAATCTCACCATGTCCGGTTTGGCGAAGCAGGGAGAACTTAATGTGGATGTTCTGGATCATGATGCATCAGAAAAGCTGGAAAAGTGGTTTGCCGATCGTTGGGAAGACCGCTGGTGTATAGACATTACTGAGGAACTTGCTGAAATAATCGAAGAATCCTGGGCCCGTGAAGAACTTATACCTCCTTATCATATTTACTTAAAAATAGCTTACCACCTTTCGCAGGAAGCGCGGTCTGGCCTTTCAGAGTTCAAACTGCCCAAGGAATTTGAGAAGAAACTGTTTCCTTTCCAACAGCAGGCAGTGAAAGTAGCGGCCCATCATCTCAATAAGCGGAATGGAGTTTTGATTGGTGACGTGGTAGGGTTAGGAAAAACAATTACAGCAACTGCATTAGCCCGCATTTTTGAAGAAGACTTCAGCCTGGAGACTTTAATTATTTGCCCCAAGAACCTGGTGAAAATGTGGGAAGATTATGCTTTCGAGTATAGACTTAGAGCAAAGGTGCTATCCATTACCAAGGTTCAGGGTGAACTCACGGATATGAGAAGATACCGTTTATTGATAATTGATGAAAGCCATAACCTCAGAAACCGATTTGGCAAACGATACCGGGCTATACACGAA comes from the Bacteroidia bacterium genome and includes:
- a CDS encoding helix-turn-helix domain-containing protein; protein product: MSRIRQTNMALALKSISHIIIDMKMDEIILRLDNLQRLIERQGIQTKEVLNFKEACEYLELSQSHLYKLTSAGSIPHYKPNGKKLYFKKSELESWLLRNRNSTQDEIDQKAADYLIKKGRVKL
- a CDS encoding BT4734/BF3469 family protein — its product is MKEINSPVRTESHDEFLNSGNNCYPSVGKHEELQSELADNEFKKIKSPVFSYFKKPLFNLFPSHTVSLVDVFHLIRRKDFNWATDKLRKIQDVIASRNFKAKNFDYVTFSGLFTQRANAYLQKHSGLLTIDFDHLKDIPNLKSSLLNDRYFETELLFTSPSGNGLKWIIPIDLTKAKHKEYFNAVGNYILKNYQVKIDENGKDISRACYLPHDPEVFINPKYL
- a CDS encoding DUF3987 domain-containing protein is translated as MERETFNPMDWLDKPTPQSKVTEQHQFKTDAQTNEVERIIQYIETNRVDITSAYKDWVNVGFAFAHEFGENGRNLFHRVSQFYPDYSAPECDTQFDNCLKSKGRGVSLKTFFYLAKGAGIDITPPRTEKQDQHTFKREKLNGSQTEYHQHGNQEQEEMPTFPDSLFPELPDFLQRVVKAASSNEERDILLLGSIVTISACLPNVFGIYDENRVYPNLYLFITAQASAGKGRLVHCRQLVKPIHKELRDQAKLNKQQYESEMAVYNSKKNRTADIEKPVPPPIMSFIIPANNSATGTYQILNDNNGIGLLFETEGDTLAQAFKSDYGNYSDGFRKAFHHEPITYFRRTDREYVEIEKPCLSAVLSGTPKQVSTLIPNAENGLFSRFIFYYMNVRPVWKNVFSNRTDNGLDNYFEALGSEFYKFYKSLMKDDLRQVLLTADQQDQFHQSFRQLLEKYYSLKGLDYMATIYRLGLIAYRFCMILTVLRNMETGDTAKEHICEERDFQTVQAMIKVLVKHSSKVFGELPQEEIKPSRRNKKEKFLYELPYNFNRQKYLEVAKGLGIPDKTAEGYITSFVTSNLIHRESKDQYINTSLEEIQDSKETKDG